From a region of the Argiope bruennichi chromosome 8, qqArgBrue1.1, whole genome shotgun sequence genome:
- the LOC129981060 gene encoding probable splicing factor, arginine/serine-rich 5 isoform X1 → MSRRSQLFVGRLPLKCKEKDIEEMFEKYGTLLRCDVKYGTGMAYAFVDYEDKRDAEDAIKYENGRELRGQTIVVEWARGPSSRPPMRSRTSAECYRCHRHGHWARDCPELERDRYKARRYSRSRSRSRRHRYSYSRSRSPSRGRWSRRRRTPSQVRSPSYNRSRRPKKRTPTPASSHSRSRSRSVEKTKSKEKSRRSYSKSGSRSPPRKRRNRSVSKERSRDRSVSKNRSRDRSVSKERIRNRSVSKERSRNRSASKEKNRNRSVSRERSRSASLRKSRSKSTSKGKSPKRVERSQSRSKEKSPFRKSRSKAHSRSHSSSLERKKQSKSRSPSPNNNEREVANGERQMRSRGSSVDSQRSKSRSRSLSPSYDKEDRGSDGRDKWSKSP, encoded by the exons ATGTCTCGACGATCTCAATTATTTGTAGGCCGATTGCCtttgaaatgtaaagaaaaagacattgaagaaatgtttgaaaaatacgGTACTTTACTGAGATGCGATGTTAAATACG GTACCGGAATGGCATATGCTTTTGTCGACTATGAAGACAAAAGAGATGCtgag GatgcaataaaatatgaaaatggacGAGAACTTCGTGGACAAACGATTGTTGTAGAATGGGCGAGAGGACCATCAAGTCGTCCTCCCATGAGAAGTAgg acaAGTGCGGAATGTTATCGATGCCATCGACATGGCCACTGGGCTAGAGATTGTCCAGAGTTGGAGAGAGATCGATACAAGGCTAGGCGTTATTCTCGATCCAGGTCTCGTTCTAGAAGACACAG GTATAGTTATAGTAGAAGCCGAAGTCCTTCTAGAGGCAGGTGGAGTAGACGACGTAGAACACCTAGTCAAGTTCGTTCACCAAGCTACAACCGATCAAGGAGACCAAAGAAGCGCACACCAACACCAGCCAGCTCTCATTCCAGATCCag atccaGAAGTGTTGAGAAAACCAAATCTAAAGAAAAGTCCAGGCGTAGTTATAGTAAATCTGGAAGCCGTAGCCCTCCACGGAAACGACGCAACAGGAGTGTGAGCAAGGAAAGAAGCCGCGATAGAAGTGTGAGCAAGAACAGGAGTCGTGATAGAAGCGTGAGCAAGGAAAGGATTCGTAACCGCAGTGTAAGCAAGGAAAGAAGTCGAAATAGAAGTGCAAGCAAAGAAAAGAACCGTAACAGAAGTGTGAGCAGGGAAAGAAGTCGCTCAGCTTCTCTACGCAAATCTCGCAGCAAAAGTACTAGCAAGGGTAAAAGTCCAAAGCGGGTTGAGCGCAGTCAGAGTCGCAGCAAGGAGAAGAGTCCTTTCCGTAAAAGTCGAAGCAAGGCTCACAGTCGCTCTCACAGCAGTAGTCTTGAAAGGAAGAAGCAATCTAAGAGCCGAAGTCCTTCACCTAATAAT aatgaaaGAGAGGTTGCCAATGGTGAAAGACAGATGCGAAGCCGTGGTAGTAGTGTCGATTCTCAAAGAAGCAAAAGTCGAAGTCGTTCTCTTAGTCCAAGCTATGACAAAGAGGATCGTGGTTCAGATGGAAGAGACAAGTGGAGCAAATCTCCttaa
- the LOC129981060 gene encoding probable splicing factor, arginine/serine-rich 5 isoform X2, producing MARHSQLFVGRLPLDSKERDIEDLFGKYGSLVRCNLKYGTGMAYAFVDYEDKRDAEDAIKYENGRELRGQTIVVEWARGPSSRPPMRSRTSAECYRCHRHGHWARDCPELERDRYKARRYSRSRSRSRRHRYSYSRSRSPSRGRWSRRRRTPSQVRSPSYNRSRRPKKRTPTPASSHSRSRSRSVEKTKSKEKSRRSYSKSGSRSPPRKRRNRSVSKERSRDRSVSKNRSRDRSVSKERIRNRSVSKERSRNRSASKEKNRNRSVSRERSRSASLRKSRSKSTSKGKSPKRVERSQSRSKEKSPFRKSRSKAHSRSHSSSLERKKQSKSRSPSPNNNEREVANGERQMRSRGSSVDSQRSKSRSRSLSPSYDKEDRGSDGRDKWSKSP from the exons GTACCGGAATGGCATATGCTTTTGTCGACTATGAAGACAAAAGAGATGCtgag GatgcaataaaatatgaaaatggacGAGAACTTCGTGGACAAACGATTGTTGTAGAATGGGCGAGAGGACCATCAAGTCGTCCTCCCATGAGAAGTAgg acaAGTGCGGAATGTTATCGATGCCATCGACATGGCCACTGGGCTAGAGATTGTCCAGAGTTGGAGAGAGATCGATACAAGGCTAGGCGTTATTCTCGATCCAGGTCTCGTTCTAGAAGACACAG GTATAGTTATAGTAGAAGCCGAAGTCCTTCTAGAGGCAGGTGGAGTAGACGACGTAGAACACCTAGTCAAGTTCGTTCACCAAGCTACAACCGATCAAGGAGACCAAAGAAGCGCACACCAACACCAGCCAGCTCTCATTCCAGATCCag atccaGAAGTGTTGAGAAAACCAAATCTAAAGAAAAGTCCAGGCGTAGTTATAGTAAATCTGGAAGCCGTAGCCCTCCACGGAAACGACGCAACAGGAGTGTGAGCAAGGAAAGAAGCCGCGATAGAAGTGTGAGCAAGAACAGGAGTCGTGATAGAAGCGTGAGCAAGGAAAGGATTCGTAACCGCAGTGTAAGCAAGGAAAGAAGTCGAAATAGAAGTGCAAGCAAAGAAAAGAACCGTAACAGAAGTGTGAGCAGGGAAAGAAGTCGCTCAGCTTCTCTACGCAAATCTCGCAGCAAAAGTACTAGCAAGGGTAAAAGTCCAAAGCGGGTTGAGCGCAGTCAGAGTCGCAGCAAGGAGAAGAGTCCTTTCCGTAAAAGTCGAAGCAAGGCTCACAGTCGCTCTCACAGCAGTAGTCTTGAAAGGAAGAAGCAATCTAAGAGCCGAAGTCCTTCACCTAATAAT aatgaaaGAGAGGTTGCCAATGGTGAAAGACAGATGCGAAGCCGTGGTAGTAGTGTCGATTCTCAAAGAAGCAAAAGTCGAAGTCGTTCTCTTAGTCCAAGCTATGACAAAGAGGATCGTGGTTCAGATGGAAGAGACAAGTGGAGCAAATCTCCttaa